In one Solanum lycopersicum chromosome 11, SLM_r2.1 genomic region, the following are encoded:
- the LOC101260603 gene encoding probable glucuronoxylan glucuronosyltransferase IRX7: MIEPKKQSKNRGFYVRMKLLNHNNGGSRNRGLFCYRYFKWVLWFSLSFYFFASFLFNHKPNTISKTTVPQYSKASRALIEYPETQHHRDSLNGLKIYVYDLPSKYNIDWLSNERCSNHLFASEVAIHKALLNSDVRTLNPYEADFFFVPVYVSCNFSTVNGFPAIGHARSLISSAIKLISSEFNFWNRSSGSDHIFVASHDFGSCFHTLEDVAMADGVPEFLRKSIILQTFGVKYDHPCQKAEHIVIPPYISPESVRKTLATSDVNGRRDIFAFFRGKMEVHPKNVSGRFYSKKVRTVILKKYGSDRRFYLKRNRFIGYQSEILRSTFCLCPLGWAPWSPRLVESVVLGCVPVIIADGIDLPFSSAVPWSEISVTVAEKDVGKLGTILENVAATNLSTIQQKLWDPRISRALLFHDRTVEGDATWQVLHALTEKLSRSHHRSRVSNE, encoded by the exons ATGATAGAACCCAAAAAACAGAGCAAAAACAGAGGTTTTTATGTAAGAATGAAGCTTTTAAATCACAACAATGGCGGAAGTAGAAACAGAGGATTGTTTTGTTACAGATATTTCAAATGGGTTCTTTGgttttcactttctttttatttttttgcttcgTTTCTATTCAATCATAAACCTAATACCATTTCTAAAACTACCGTTCCTCAATATTCTAAAGCTTCTCGTGCTCTTATTGAATACCCTGAAACTCAACACCATCGAG atTCGTTGAATGGATTGAAGATTTACGTTTACGATTTGCCGAGTAAATACAATATCGATTGGTTATCAAATGAAAGATGTAGTAATCATTTATTTGCATCAGAAGTAGCCATACATAAAGCTCTGTTAAACAGCGATGTTCGAACACTAAATCCATATGAAGCTGATTTTTTCTTCGTCCCTGTTTACGTATCGTGTAATTTCAGCACTGTTAATGGATTCCCTGCTATTGGACATGCTCGTTCTTTAATTTCTTCAGCTATTAAACTCATATCATCGGAATTTAATTTTTGGAATCGAAGTTCAGGCTCTGACCATATCTTCGTTGCTTCTCATGATTTTGGGTCTTGTTTTCACACATTA GAAGATGTAGCTATGGCAGATGGAGTACCGGAGTTTTTGAGAAAATCGATTATTTTACAAACATTTGGTGTTAAATACGATCATCCATGTCAAAAAGCAGAGCATATAGTGATTCCGCCGTATATTTCGCCGGAAAGTGTACGGAAAACACTAGCTACGTCGGACGTTAATGGCCGCCGTGATATTTTCGCGTTTTTCAGGGGTAAAATGGaagttcacccaaaaaatgtcaGCGGACGTTTTTACAGCAA GAAAGTCCGTACtgttatattgaaaaaatacgGTAGCGATCGGAGATTTTACCTAAAACGTAATCGGTTTATCGGTTATCAATCGGAGATTTTACGATCAACGTTTTGTTTATGTCCATTAGGATGGGCACCGTGGAGTCCGAGATTAGTTGAATCAGTTGTTTTAGGCTGCGTGCCGGTAATTATCGCCGATGGCATTGATCTTCCGTTTTCCTCCGCCGTGCCGTGGTCGGAAATATCCGTCACGGTGGCGGAGAAAGACGTCGGAAAACTCGGCACGATTCTCGAGAACGTGGCAGCAACCAATCTGAGTACAATACAACAGAAGCTGTGGGACCCAAGAATTTCAAGGGCCCTACTTTTTCATGATCGGACGGTGGAGGGTGACGCCACGTGGCAGGTTCTGCATGCCTTGACGGAGAAATTAAGTAGGTCCCACCATAGGTCAAGAGTATCGAACGAATGA